In one window of Enterobacteriaceae endosymbiont of Plateumaris rustica DNA:
- the thrA gene encoding bifunctional aspartate kinase/homoserine dehydrogenase I, producing the protein MRVLKFGGTSLSNAEKFLMVVNIISNYSKKEKLAIVLSASSTITNYLTSIIKKAIKNENFQVHFIKIKNFFLNLIQELSFKEKNLNINNIKEKINIIFLLLENLLHGINLLNFCPDIIYAKILAQGEKLSVIFMKELLISKNYNVYIIEPEKYLLATGDYLESKVNIKVSSQNIKNINILNIDIILMAGFIASNEKNELVLLGRNGSDYSASVLASCLNVKYCEIWTDVNGIYTADPNFIKNAKLLPSISYNEATTLSYLGAKVIHYKMISPIAKYKIQCIVKNTMKPQSPGTLISENNNLPLIKSITEQKNVVMFYVFSDKIKNIQYVIPKMLDITFKSGISILLKIQSSSKYGIYFYILKKHANFFKSLIEKNFVHEFKNKLINPLYIIKELSIISLVGDKINNHINIITNFLHIFQITKINILAISHNCLQNSISIVIKNNYVDNVMKIAHQLLFYKEKILEVFVIGIGGVGSTLLDQINNQQKLLKNKFINIKICGIFNSKSSLININGINLNNWYLQIKNNCNNYTIEKFFSNIKQYKFINPVIIDCTSSQKIANQYINFFNNGFHVIATNKKANTSSLKYYKDLRIVAKKNNCKFFYETNVGAGLPVIYNLQNLINTGDKLINFTGILSGSLSFIFGKLEEGISLSKATYMAKKMGFTEPDPRIDLSGIDVARKLLILAREIGYNLELNDIQIESIIPNEFKNLNSVKEFMSLLPKLDESFEKKIQNAKKENKVLRFIGSINNYGICKVQILQIHKKDPLFEIKNGENALAFYSNYYQPIPLVLRGYGAGNKVTASGVFADLLRIII; encoded by the coding sequence ATGCGAGTATTGAAATTCGGTGGTACATCATTATCAAATGCAGAAAAATTTTTAATGGTAGTAAATATTATTTCTAATTATTCAAAAAAAGAAAAATTAGCTATAGTATTATCTGCATCTTCAACAATTACAAATTATTTAACATCAATAATAAAAAAAGCTATAAAAAATGAAAATTTTCAAGTACATTTTATAAAAATTAAAAATTTTTTTTTAAATTTAATCCAAGAACTATCTTTTAAGGAAAAAAATTTAAATATTAATAATATTAAAGAAAAAATAAATATTATTTTTTTATTATTAGAAAATTTATTACATGGTATTAATTTATTAAATTTTTGTCCTGATATTATTTATGCTAAAATATTAGCACAAGGAGAAAAACTTTCTGTTATTTTTATGAAAGAATTATTAATTTCTAAAAATTATAATGTTTATATTATAGAACCGGAAAAATATTTATTAGCTACAGGAGATTATTTAGAATCTAAAGTTAATATAAAGGTTTCTTCACAAAATATAAAAAATATTAATATATTAAATATTGATATTATTTTAATGGCTGGTTTTATTGCTTCAAATGAAAAAAATGAATTAGTTTTATTAGGTCGTAATGGTTCAGATTATTCAGCTTCTGTTTTAGCATCTTGTTTAAATGTAAAATATTGTGAAATTTGGACTGATGTAAATGGTATTTATACTGCTGATCCTAATTTTATAAAAAATGCTAAATTATTACCATCTATATCTTATAATGAAGCAACAACATTATCTTATTTAGGAGCTAAAGTAATTCATTATAAGATGATATCTCCTATAGCTAAATATAAAATACAATGTATTGTAAAAAATACAATGAAACCACAATCTCCAGGAACACTTATTAGTGAAAATAATAACTTACCATTAATAAAAAGTATTACTGAACAAAAAAATGTAGTAATGTTTTATGTATTTAGTGATAAAATTAAAAATATACAATATGTAATACCAAAAATGTTAGATATTACTTTTAAATCAGGAATATCAATTTTATTAAAAATACAATCATCTTCTAAATATGGTATTTATTTTTATATTTTAAAAAAACATGCAAATTTTTTTAAATCATTAATAGAAAAAAATTTTGTTCATGAATTTAAAAATAAACTAATTAATCCTTTATATATTATAAAAGAATTATCTATTATTTCTTTAGTAGGTGATAAAATAAATAATCATATAAATATAATAACAAATTTTTTACATATTTTTCAAATTACAAAAATCAATATTTTAGCTATTTCACATAATTGTTTACAAAATTCTATTTCTATAGTGATAAAAAATAATTATGTAGATAATGTTATGAAAATAGCACATCAATTATTATTTTATAAAGAAAAAATTCTTGAAGTATTTGTTATAGGTATTGGAGGTGTAGGAAGTACATTATTAGATCAAATAAATAATCAACAGAAATTATTAAAAAATAAATTTATTAATATTAAAATTTGTGGAATTTTTAATTCTAAATCTTCTTTAATAAATATTAATGGTATTAATTTAAATAATTGGTATTTACAAATTAAAAATAATTGTAATAATTACACAATAGAAAAATTTTTTTCTAATATTAAACAATATAAATTTATTAATCCTGTTATTATAGATTGTACTTCTTCACAAAAAATTGCTAATCAGTATATTAATTTTTTTAATAATGGATTTCATGTTATAGCTACTAATAAGAAAGCTAATACATCATCTTTAAAATATTATAAAGATTTACGTATAGTAGCTAAAAAAAATAATTGTAAATTTTTTTATGAAACTAATGTTGGCGCTGGTTTACCTGTTATTTATAATTTACAAAATTTAATAAATACAGGTGATAAATTAATTAATTTTACAGGAATATTATCTGGATCTCTCTCATTTATTTTTGGTAAATTAGAAGAAGGTATATCTTTATCTAAAGCAACGTATATGGCAAAAAAAATGGGTTTTACAGAACCTGATCCTCGGATTGATTTATCAGGTATAGATGTTGCTAGAAAACTTCTTATTTTAGCAAGAGAGATTGGTTATAATTTAGAATTAAATGATATTCAAATAGAATCAATTATTCCCAATGAATTTAAAAATTTAAATTCAGTAAAAGAATTTATGTCTTTATTACCAAAATTAGATGAAAGTTTTGAAAAAAAAATACAAAATGCCAAAAAAGAAAATAAAGTTCTTCGTTTTATAGGAAGTATAAATAATTATGGTATTTGTAAAGTACAAATTTTACAAATACATAAAAAAGATCCTTTATTTGAAATTAAAAATGGGGAAAATGCTCTAGCTTTTTATAGCAATTATTATCAACCAATACCTTTAGTTTTAAGAGGTTATGGAGCTGGAAATAAAGTTACTGCTTCAGGAGTATTTGCTGATTTATTACGTATTATTATTTAA
- the parC gene encoding DNA topoisomerase IV subunit A: MTKLIQKKKEKSIDLCKFAENAYLNYSIYVISDRALPHIGDGLKPVQRRVIYAMSELGLKSSSKFKKSARTIGDVIGKYHPHGDVACYEAMVLMAQPFSYRYPLIEGQGNWGSPDDPKSFAAMRYTESRLSKYSNLLLNEIEKGTVEYISNFDGSLLEPKILPACLPNIILNGAIGIAVGMVTDIPPHNIKEVATAIVKLIDHPESTLDDILNIIQGPDFPTKSEIITPKKELRKIYENGKGSIRLRALWSIKNNSIIIRSLPYQVSVLRIIEQITTQIRNKKLPMIEDIRDESDYKNSTRIVIFIKNNYNYLKLEQIIHHLFFTTDLEKSYRINLNMIGLNNKPSIKNLLEILSEWIVFRRNIVKKRLNFNLNKLTKKIHILEGLLIAHNNLEELIKIIRLNLNPNSIIQNKFNMSKLQIENLLNLKLRAITLIEKKKITNEKYELEKEHKHISNILSSKNKMNSLLKKEILLTIKKYANDRRSLFKKCKEAKLLNENELSISNEPITVILSKMGWIRSAKGHAIDPVNLNYKSGDSFLISVKGKKNQTIVLIDSKGRSYSMDTISLPPLRSQGEPLSSKLKIPQGSIIKSILMEENNKEILLSSSSGYGFLCNFSDLIACNRNGKSLMILSKNAEILSPLIINNKKHMILTISFIGRFLLFPINILPKLTRGKGNKLILINNKDFIQNKDKLKWIFVINNKSTIFVELTNQKFILTYKELKKFYVNKSHKGFFLNKKEKIKNIFLDKKKEN; this comes from the coding sequence ATGACAAAATTAATTCAGAAAAAAAAAGAAAAATCTATAGATTTATGTAAATTTGCTGAAAATGCTTATTTAAATTATTCAATTTATGTAATTTCAGATAGAGCATTACCACATATTGGTGATGGTTTAAAACCTGTTCAAAGGAGAGTTATATATGCTATGTCTGAACTAGGATTAAAATCATCTTCTAAATTTAAAAAATCAGCTAGAACTATTGGAGATGTGATTGGAAAATATCATCCTCATGGAGATGTAGCATGTTATGAAGCTATGGTGTTAATGGCACAACCTTTTTCTTATAGATATCCTTTAATAGAAGGACAAGGAAATTGGGGATCTCCAGATGATCCTAAATCTTTTGCTGCTATGAGATATACAGAATCTCGTTTATCAAAATATTCTAATTTATTATTAAATGAAATTGAAAAAGGTACTGTTGAATATATTTCTAATTTTGATGGTTCATTATTAGAACCTAAAATACTTCCTGCTTGTTTACCTAATATTATTCTAAATGGAGCAATAGGAATTGCTGTAGGAATGGTTACAGATATTCCTCCTCATAATATTAAAGAAGTAGCTACAGCAATTGTTAAGTTAATTGATCATCCTGAAAGTACATTAGATGATATATTAAATATTATACAAGGACCAGATTTTCCAACAAAAAGTGAAATTATTACTCCTAAAAAAGAATTACGTAAAATATATGAAAATGGAAAAGGATCTATTAGATTAAGGGCTTTGTGGAGTATAAAAAATAATTCTATAATAATAAGATCATTACCATATCAAGTTTCAGTATTACGTATAATAGAACAAATAACTACTCAAATAAGAAATAAAAAATTACCAATGATTGAAGATATAAGAGATGAATCTGATTATAAAAATTCAACAAGAATTGTTATATTTATTAAAAATAATTATAATTATTTAAAATTAGAACAAATTATACATCATTTATTTTTTACAACTGATTTAGAAAAAAGTTATCGTATTAATTTAAATATGATAGGTTTGAATAATAAACCTTCTATAAAAAATTTATTAGAAATTTTATCAGAATGGATTGTATTTAGAAGAAATATAGTAAAAAAACGTTTAAATTTTAATTTAAATAAATTAACAAAAAAAATACATATTTTAGAAGGTTTATTAATAGCTCATAATAATTTAGAAGAATTAATAAAAATCATTCGTTTAAATTTAAATCCTAATTCTATAATTCAAAATAAATTTAATATGTCTAAGTTACAAATTGAAAATTTATTAAATTTAAAATTACGTGCTATTACATTAATAGAAAAGAAGAAAATAACTAATGAAAAATATGAATTAGAAAAAGAACATAAACATATTAGTAATATATTATCTTCAAAAAATAAAATGAATTCTTTATTAAAAAAAGAAATATTATTAACTATAAAAAAATATGCAAATGATCGTCGTTCGTTATTCAAAAAATGCAAAGAAGCTAAATTATTAAATGAAAATGAATTATCAATATCTAATGAACCTATTACTGTTATTTTATCTAAAATGGGTTGGATTAGATCTGCTAAAGGTCATGCTATTGATCCCGTTAATTTAAATTATAAGTCTGGAGATTCTTTTTTAATTTCTGTTAAAGGAAAAAAAAATCAAACAATTGTATTAATTGATTCGAAAGGACGTAGTTACAGCATGGATACTATTTCTTTACCTCCTTTACGTAGTCAAGGAGAACCATTATCTAGTAAATTAAAAATACCTCAAGGATCTATAATAAAAAGTATATTAATGGAAGAAAATAATAAAGAAATATTATTATCTTCCAGTTCTGGATATGGTTTTTTATGTAATTTTAGTGATTTAATTGCATGTAATAGAAATGGTAAATCTTTAATGATACTTTCTAAGAATGCTGAAATTTTATCACCTTTAATTATTAATAATAAAAAACATATGATATTAACTATATCTTTTATAGGTAGATTTTTATTATTCCCTATTAATATTTTACCAAAATTAACTAGAGGTAAAGGTAATAAATTAATATTAATTAATAATAAAGACTTTATTCAAAATAAAGATAAATTAAAATGGATATTTGTAATTAATAATAAATCAACAATTTTTGTTGAATTAACTAATCAAAAATTTATTTTAACATATAAAGAACTAAAAAAATTTTATGTAAATAAAAGTCACAAAGGTTTTTTTTTAAATAAAAAAGAAAAAATTAAAAATATTTTTTTGGACAAAAAAAAAGAAAATTAA